From one Sulfurimonas sp. HSL-3221 genomic stretch:
- a CDS encoding cold-shock protein, translated as MADLKKGTVKWFNSEKGYGFISPEDGGKDVFVHFRQVNRSGYGRVELQEGQEVTFEIGEGQKGPQAENVTPL; from the coding sequence TTGGCAGATCTTAAAAAGGGAACCGTTAAATGGTTCAACAGTGAAAAAGGCTATGGGTTTATCTCCCCTGAAGACGGCGGCAAAGACGTATTTGTACACTTTCGCCAGGTCAACAGATCAGGCTACGGCCGCGTTGAGCTCCAGGAAGGTCAGGAAGTGACTTTCGAGATCGGCGAGGGACAAAAAGGCCCGCAGGCGGAGAACGTCACTCCCCTGTAA